Proteins encoded by one window of Corallococcus exiguus:
- a CDS encoding DUF2019 domain-containing protein has product MTLEELVEQVAKHVAAQTDAIWKGDAKTGNKHARKYGAAIDQLLAHGDAGRDALLVLFKHERMDVRVTAAATLLRYRTAEAKAVLEEAAKGQGLVPFEALEALKRWNEGTWSLDPG; this is encoded by the coding sequence ATGACGCTGGAGGAACTGGTCGAACAAGTCGCGAAGCACGTCGCCGCCCAGACCGATGCCATCTGGAAAGGGGACGCGAAGACCGGAAACAAGCACGCCAGGAAGTACGGGGCCGCGATCGATCAACTCCTGGCCCACGGTGATGCCGGACGGGATGCGCTCCTCGTGTTGTTCAAGCATGAGCGCATGGACGTGCGGGTGACGGCCGCTGCGACCCTGCTCCGCTACCGGACGGCTGAAGCCAAGGCGGTCCTGGAGGAAGCCGCAAAGGGGCAGGGACTCGTGCCCTTCGAAGCTTTGGAAGCACTGAAGCGCTGGAATGAAGGCACCTGGTCCCTGGACCCGGGATAG
- a CDS encoding pilus assembly protein N-terminal domain-containing protein yields MASRFVALTLGTLLLSALPAGAKEPAARAGDSKELPPADETLTLKKGAKQVLTVQGMSRVALGDPSVADVKTTGKDGVEVSALAKGTTTLIIWGSDGKRRTYRIVVDG; encoded by the coding sequence ATGGCTTCACGCTTCGTGGCCCTGACGTTGGGAACCCTGCTGCTCAGCGCCCTGCCCGCGGGGGCGAAGGAGCCCGCTGCTCGCGCTGGGGACTCGAAGGAGCTTCCTCCCGCGGACGAGACGCTCACCCTGAAGAAGGGCGCGAAGCAGGTGCTGACGGTGCAGGGAATGAGCCGCGTGGCGCTGGGCGATCCGTCCGTCGCGGACGTGAAGACCACCGGGAAGGACGGCGTGGAGGTCTCCGCGCTGGCGAAGGGGACGACCACGCTCATCATCTGGGGCAGTGACGGCAAACGCCGCACGTACCGCATCGTGGTGGACGGCTAG
- a CDS encoding PaaI family thioesterase, with the protein MSTPSLPLADLVRQVRQSREYHRLTDAIPYTRFVGIGVENLAGEMLCRMRYAPHLIGNSILPALHGGTLGALLESSAIFELLLKTDTERVPKVISTTVDFLRSGKAQDTFARAFITRQGRRVANVRVEAWQDDRTRPIASSHALFLLSEP; encoded by the coding sequence ATGAGCACGCCTTCGCTTCCCCTCGCGGACCTGGTGCGGCAGGTGCGCCAGTCGCGCGAGTACCACCGCCTCACGGACGCCATCCCCTACACGCGCTTCGTGGGCATTGGCGTGGAGAACCTGGCCGGCGAGATGCTCTGCCGCATGCGCTACGCGCCGCACCTCATCGGCAACAGCATCCTGCCCGCGCTGCACGGCGGCACGCTGGGGGCGCTGCTGGAATCGAGCGCCATCTTCGAGCTGCTGCTCAAGACAGACACCGAGCGCGTGCCCAAGGTCATCTCCACCACGGTGGACTTCCTGCGCTCGGGCAAGGCGCAGGACACCTTCGCGCGAGCATTCATCACGCGACAGGGACGCCGCGTGGCCAACGTGCGCGTGGAGGCCTGGCAGGACGACCGCACGCGGCCCATCGCCAGCTCGCACGCGCTGTTCCTGCTGTCGGAGCCGTGA
- a CDS encoding PaaI family thioesterase, with translation MSDFSLSTDPAERREALSVLFTEAVPHNHALGLRLEAVGPTDATVVMPYADVLVGNPETGVVAGGAVTSLIDAASGAAVMAALGAFAAIVTLDLRIDYLRPARPGLPLTAQAECYKVTRMVAFVRALVHQGDPATPVASSQGTFMRVES, from the coding sequence ATGTCGGACTTCAGTCTTTCCACGGACCCGGCGGAGCGGCGCGAGGCGCTCTCCGTCCTGTTCACAGAGGCGGTGCCCCACAACCATGCGCTCGGGCTGCGGCTGGAAGCGGTGGGGCCCACGGACGCGACGGTGGTGATGCCCTACGCGGATGTGCTCGTCGGCAACCCGGAGACGGGGGTGGTGGCGGGCGGCGCGGTGACCTCGCTCATCGACGCGGCTAGCGGCGCGGCGGTGATGGCGGCGCTGGGCGCGTTCGCGGCCATCGTCACGCTGGACCTGCGAATCGACTACCTGCGCCCCGCGCGCCCGGGCCTGCCGCTGACCGCGCAGGCCGAGTGCTACAAGGTCACCCGCATGGTCGCCTTCGTGCGCGCGCTGGTGCACCAGGGCGACCCTGCGACGCCGGTGGCCTCGTCGCAGGGCACCTTCATGCGGGTGGAGAGCTGA
- a CDS encoding RtcB family protein, whose protein sequence is MSWKQHLEKVSEGHYVLPRTKTMRVHADLFLSDKLLWGEEGNPEAPPLEDAVFDQVVNAATFPGVTRVAVTPDCHVGYGVPIGTIVETDGVLLPTAAGYDIGCGMVQLQTSLTVEDVADPAKRRQWIDEVTDRIAVGVGATRARKQRKLSEPTLKEVLRHGAKALGRSRSVTERDFIPVEDTGVSIPERAYDKRGQLGSLGGGNHFTEMQVDEMGRVWVMLHTGSRGFGWNIAKHFFVAGAAQLGLKSRSEDFVWLDADSALGRSYWNLHNMAANFAVANRLLIGEAVCGALEDVFGGTANIYYEISHNLIQREGGKFVARKGATRAFPAGHPALKGTTWEATGHPILIPGSMETGSAILFAEPGAEKSIYSVNHGSGRRLSRSAARRQLQQEETDRRMAEAGILLNTRTTPLDESGPCYKNLDDVLETVEQAGLARVAHRLKPVACIKGAD, encoded by the coding sequence ATGAGCTGGAAGCAACACCTGGAAAAGGTCTCCGAGGGCCACTACGTCCTGCCGCGCACCAAGACCATGCGCGTGCACGCGGACCTGTTCCTCTCCGACAAGCTCCTCTGGGGGGAGGAAGGCAACCCGGAAGCCCCCCCGCTGGAAGACGCCGTCTTCGATCAGGTCGTCAACGCCGCCACCTTCCCCGGCGTCACCCGCGTCGCCGTCACGCCCGACTGTCACGTGGGCTACGGCGTCCCCATCGGCACCATCGTGGAGACGGACGGCGTCCTGCTGCCCACCGCCGCCGGCTACGACATCGGCTGCGGCATGGTGCAGCTGCAGACCTCCCTCACCGTGGAGGACGTCGCCGACCCCGCGAAGCGCCGCCAGTGGATCGACGAGGTGACCGACCGCATCGCCGTGGGCGTGGGCGCCACCCGGGCACGCAAGCAGCGCAAGCTCAGCGAACCCACCCTCAAGGAAGTCCTGCGCCACGGCGCCAAGGCCCTGGGCAGAAGCCGCTCCGTCACCGAGCGCGACTTCATCCCCGTGGAGGACACCGGCGTTTCCATCCCCGAGCGCGCCTATGACAAGCGCGGACAGCTGGGCAGCCTGGGCGGCGGCAACCACTTCACCGAGATGCAGGTGGATGAGATGGGCCGCGTCTGGGTGATGCTCCACACCGGCAGCCGGGGCTTCGGCTGGAACATCGCCAAGCACTTCTTCGTGGCGGGCGCCGCGCAGTTGGGCCTCAAGAGCCGCAGCGAGGACTTCGTCTGGCTGGACGCGGACAGCGCCCTGGGCCGCAGCTACTGGAACCTGCACAACATGGCGGCCAACTTCGCCGTGGCCAACCGGTTGCTCATCGGCGAGGCCGTGTGCGGGGCGCTCGAGGACGTGTTCGGCGGCACCGCGAACATCTACTACGAGATCAGCCACAACCTCATCCAGCGTGAGGGCGGCAAGTTCGTCGCACGCAAGGGCGCCACGCGGGCCTTCCCTGCCGGACATCCGGCCCTCAAGGGGACGACGTGGGAGGCCACCGGGCACCCCATCCTCATCCCGGGCTCCATGGAGACGGGCAGCGCCATCCTCTTCGCGGAGCCGGGGGCGGAGAAGTCCATCTACTCGGTGAACCATGGCTCCGGCCGGCGGCTGTCACGCTCCGCCGCGCGCCGGCAGCTCCAGCAGGAGGAGACGGACCGGCGCATGGCGGAGGCCGGCATCCTGCTCAACACCCGCACCACGCCACTGGACGAGTCCGGGCCCTGCTACAAGAACCTGGACGACGTGCTGGAGACGGTGGAGCAGGCAGGACTCGCCCGGGTGGCCCACCGCCTCAAGCCGGTGGCCTGCATCAAGGGCGCGGACTGA
- a CDS encoding BTAD domain-containing putative transcriptional regulator, with translation MNASARHGSAARRLLAHGSDTDAETPMSERESMKLRDLKEAAHALYQRGRYAQCVETYAQLAKMLPRDANVRVRLAEACRRAGQKEQAIAAYRKAARVLLSLGCESRARGALKAALELAPRDAALQQELARMGQGAVTPTALEDEELYRFDRLPPTPPPGRMRSVPPSFVRNDAQGPDAPRALPVAPSVTPVNVHGTPSVMQGPGRQAVLPHPRPAMPTVTPALDSATTTMSRSMAQVAAGAPEAVTLPKVIVSMFAFGDPPAEGAAQPGGNTPPCITPVMVSKSVPKKALPAVPPSTVNPAPTPERPTVKVLALKNRAPGAPPTKPPSAVMPYKPEMRRLAPNVVALRVSPQARWVIIRSESDLEVSRSEVLPGEPAAAH, from the coding sequence GTGAACGCGAGCGCACGTCACGGGAGCGCGGCACGTCGCCTGCTAGCTCACGGGAGCGACACCGACGCGGAGACCCCCATGAGCGAGCGCGAGTCGATGAAGCTACGGGATTTGAAGGAAGCCGCCCATGCGCTGTACCAGCGGGGGAGGTATGCGCAGTGCGTGGAAACGTACGCGCAGCTCGCGAAGATGCTCCCGCGCGACGCGAATGTGCGCGTCCGGCTGGCGGAGGCCTGCCGCCGCGCGGGGCAGAAGGAGCAAGCGATTGCCGCGTACCGTAAAGCCGCCCGGGTGCTGTTGTCACTGGGTTGCGAATCCCGTGCGCGGGGCGCCCTGAAGGCAGCGCTGGAGTTGGCTCCGCGCGACGCGGCGTTGCAGCAGGAATTGGCGCGGATGGGTCAGGGCGCGGTGACTCCGACGGCACTGGAGGACGAGGAGCTCTACCGTTTCGACCGGCTGCCGCCGACGCCGCCGCCCGGACGGATGCGCAGCGTGCCGCCGTCCTTCGTGCGCAACGACGCGCAGGGGCCGGACGCACCGAGGGCTCTCCCGGTGGCGCCGTCCGTCACGCCGGTGAACGTCCATGGGACACCGAGCGTGATGCAGGGACCGGGACGGCAGGCGGTGCTGCCCCATCCGCGTCCTGCCATGCCGACCGTGACGCCCGCGCTGGATTCGGCGACGACGACGATGTCCCGTTCCATGGCGCAGGTGGCGGCGGGTGCGCCGGAGGCCGTGACGCTGCCGAAGGTCATCGTGTCGATGTTCGCCTTCGGGGATCCACCGGCGGAGGGGGCCGCGCAGCCGGGAGGGAATACGCCTCCGTGCATCACGCCGGTGATGGTGAGCAAGAGCGTGCCCAAGAAGGCACTGCCGGCCGTGCCGCCGTCCACGGTGAATCCTGCTCCGACGCCGGAGCGCCCCACGGTGAAGGTCCTCGCGCTGAAGAACCGCGCGCCCGGCGCCCCACCAACGAAGCCTCCGTCCGCGGTGATGCCCTACAAGCCGGAGATGCGCCGCCTGGCGCCGAACGTGGTGGCCCTGCGCGTGTCGCCGCAGGCACGCTGGGTCATCATCCGCTCGGAGAGCGACCTTGAAGTGAGCCGTTCCGAGGTGCTTCCCGGGGAGCCAGCCGCCGCGCATTGA